One Astatotilapia calliptera chromosome 1, fAstCal1.2, whole genome shotgun sequence DNA segment encodes these proteins:
- the dmxl2 gene encoding dmX-like protein 2 isoform X3: MHLHQVLTGAVNPGDCCYSVGSVNDIQFTAYGSGCDVVILASDFECVQIIPGAQNGNIQVGCVECSHQLGRIAASYGNTVCIFEPLSINPNKRHKQLNYQWQKTGQFFLDAITYNLAWDPQGNRILAATERLQLWAPPLTDALIEEEDGQMIDDKPHPVLSDWNCVWQCKTAASVHAAKWSPDGEYFATIGKDDCLLKVWYPTTGWRSAVVVQDPSDKKPLPVHFSFVYLAHPRSVTGVSWRKTSKYMPKGSVCNVLLTSCEDGVCRLWSETLLPEDSLLGGQITENTQSFSSSLPGLAGNKDKIQHALESIHHLKHLRRGRRRSSALVAHSELLPSQLGTQDAHTHRHITHHANALCHFHISASINPNTDIPSVLADSAVFNPDDGTGGGGFVVHWLNNKDLSFTSSMDLFMLQLRKFSEQQLDQTTEDPLDPEGSPMKFDFDLDEMSDKASSEQGEEGESGEQGSTKASSPGSSSSMPLPSMLLERKMETLITEWNKSPDMLFTIHPLDGSFLVWHVKYLDEFNQGIFRQVQVSFSSRIPVAFPTGDANSLSKNILMYACTLTEGVSAGVGKQGRIVQHVSHSASASAGLSSAAVTSPPNPHISPAVMMVSKHVDGSLNQWAVTFAERSDFSNVLTVSHKFRYCGHRFHLNDQACHTVLPLLLTSSHHNALLTPPSAPGSLEGEQPPTFPLPKGLPRKQLRNAATRTFHDPNAIYSELILWRVDHIGPLSCTGGVSELARINSLHTSAFSNVAWLPTLVPSTVLGTYCNSASACFVASDGKNLRLYQAVVDARKLLDELSDPETSKLVGEVFNIVSQQSTARPGCIIELDAITNQCGASTQLLHVFQEDFILGYKPQKEPEANTPAFPPGGDYQPPPFSEKFFLVVIEKDLNRNSVLQMWHLHLKSVQACVDEPSPDYSFQSQLMVPNQVVNADSSPETSPVRPLPRSTSTANLQSASKLILSSKLVYSKRLDLPHGVEVTRATPSAGHLSSSSIYPVCLAPYLIVTTCSDSRVRFWHCAVEGDDGNGMDGEDNRVYRWEPWALMNEEEDNNSAVCVSGRPVAVSCSYIGRLAVAFKQPRQGQSLSSIEDFSMHVSIYECESTGGSEWVLEQTVHLDDFARPSSTLDPRVSVDSNLFVYSRSDLYMSRDHSSPNIKHYVHLDWLSKEDGSHILTVGVGSNILMYGRISGVVNEQTSSKEGVAVITLPLGGSIKQGIRSRWILLRTIDLLSSVDGTPSLPVSLSWVRDGILVVGMDCEMHVYAQWHQDKKPGEGEEGNLSSADIAGGQSTVSSSIFEGRARSKSVFEGSTAVDEALRAPAGLQEGGLFEAAHSLSPTLPQYHPTQLLELMDLGRVRRAKAILAHLVKCIAGEVAVVRDVEAGEGGARRHLSRTISVTGSTAKDTIVSGRDGGRDYTEINSIPPLPLYSLMLADLDTSYKGPEENAKGTKGTDGEAAQKSTEDQYADLFQVPTVTTDDFVNFATDKPEKKSRVINLSQYGPTYFGPEHAQVLSSHLMHSSLPGLTRLEQMFLVALADTVATTSAEVASSTDQQYTGGEALDECGLRYLLAMRLHTCLLTSLPPLYRMQLLHQGLSTCHFAWAFHSEAEEEMLNMIPAMQRGDPQWSELRAVGVGWWIRNINTLRKMVEKLGKAAFQRQNDPLDAALFYLAMKKKAVLWGLFRSQHDEKMTQFFKNNFSEDRWRKAALKNAFSLLGKQRFEQSAAFFLLAGSLKDAIEVLLEKMEDLQLAMIVARLYEADFENSSTCQGLLYEKVLGCNRDGSGYHCSRLHPDPFLRSIAYWIMKDYTRALDTLLERIPKEDDENPDVMVKACNPVVFSFYNYLRTHPLIIRRHFANPAGTATTVGLTAEKSSADEINLIERKLFFTTANAHFKVGCPVLALEVLSKIPKVCKKSGSSPLSKASSKANLNTSQPLENGTQGGLDWGSPAAPTQAWGGNDGTGGLDWSQPMVKVEEDELKLDWGDVKEDDEDEDDGGLTMKKPELETEGEEGSGKGSQKLQREDSQGESEVDVIAEQLKFRACLKILMTELRTLATGFEVDGGKLRFQLYNWLEKEIAAMHKICNYKVEGKEEESEVERWGERSTSVDISDDVLERTDAGAYERHQMERRRLQAKQQHSERRKAWLRKNQALLRVFLSYCSLHGAKGGGVTSVRMELLFLLQESQQETTVKQLQSPLPLPTTLPLLSAYIAPTKTVIANPVLHLSNHIHDILYTITLMETPPHPDIMDDRVNALHTLAASLSACIYQALCDSHSYSSQTEANQFTGMVYQGLLLSERKRLRTESIEEHITPTSAPAQWPGVSSLISLLTSARDEDQPKLSVLLCEAVVAVYLSLLIHGLGTHSSNELFRLAAHPLNNRVWAAVFGGGAKVVIKPKRPEAPPAPAGPSNEYSEANAEQPTICESETKPVAPPQPPAEDVDRYRRRFNMRMLVPGRPVKETPATPPPVPVERPTYREKFIPPELSMWDYFVAKPFLPLSDSNALYDSDESGAEDDEDDDDAFLSDTQMTEHSDPNSYSWFLIRLVMVKLAYHNVKNFIPLTGLDFTELPVTSPLSNAALKTLETWEQLLLERMNTFDGPPPNYINTYPTDLSTGGGPAILRHKAMLEPDNTPFKTRNHQSFPARRLWHFLVKQEVLQETLIRYIFTKKRKQSEVEADLGYPGGKAKIIHKESDIIMAFAINKANSNEIVLASTHDVQEVDVSSLVAVQPYTWIGEDFDKESRSSDDVDHRSSHTNIAQASSVPFAPPQMPVSASMPWLGSGQTSMGASVIMKRNLNNVKRMTSHPIYQYYMTGAQDGSVRMFEWNRPQQLICFRQAGNARVTRLYFNSQGNKCGVADGEGFLSLWQVNQTSSNPKPYLSWQCHTKTCGDFAFITSSSLIATAGQSNDNRNVCLWDTLISPNNTMVHAFPCHENGATVLQYAPKQQLLITGGRKGFVCVFDIRQRQLLHTFQAHDSAIKALALDAFEDFFVTGSAEGNMKVWKLAGHGLMHSFSIEHAKQSIFRNIGAGVMQVETRPGNRIFTCGADGTLKMRVLPDRYNIPSSLVDAL; this comes from the exons gACCGCTGCGTCTGTCCACGCAGCCAAGTGGTCTCCTGATGGAGAGTATTTTGCCACAATTGGAAAG GATGACTGTTTACTCAAGGTTTGGTATCCCACTACTGGCTGGAGATCCGCAGTGGTGGTCCAGGACCCGTCTGATAAAAAGCCTCTTCCTGTTCACTTCTCCTTTGTTTACTTGGCTCATCCTCGCTCGGTCACTGGTGTGTCCTGGAGGAAGACCAGCAAGTACATGCCCAA GGGTTCAGTGTGCAATGTGTTGCTGACATCTTGTGAGGATGGAGTGTGTAGATTATGGTCGGAGACCCTGTTACCTGAAGACAGTCTGCTTGGTGGACAGATCACTGAGAACACACAGTCCTTCAGCTCTAGCCTGCCAGGCCTGGCAGGCAATAAGGACAAGATCCAACATGCTTTGGAG TCAATCCACCACCTAAAACATCTGCGCCGTGGCCGGCGACGGTCCTCTGCTTTAGTGGCACACAGTGAGCTGCTGCCCTCTCAGCTGGGCACACAGGATGCACACACTCACCGCCACATCACTCATCATGCCAATGCCCTGTGTCACTTCCATATCTCGGCCAGTATTAATCCCAACACAG aTATCCCATCAGTGCTAGCtgactctgcagtgtttaaccCAGACGATGGCACAGGTGGCGGAGGCTTTGTGGTTCACTGGCTCAATAATAAGGATCTTagcttcacttcatccatggaCCTTTTTATGCTGCAACTCCGTAAATTCTCTGAACAACAGCTGGACCAAACTACTGAGGACCCCTTGGATCCTGAAGGATCCCCTATGAAGTTTGACTTTG accTGGATGAGATGTCTGACAAAGCATCCTCAGAGCAAGGAGAAGAGGGTGAGTCAGGGGAGCAGGGAAGCACCAAGGCATCCTCCCCAGGATCCAGCTCTAGCATGCCTCTGCCTTCCATGCTGCTAGAGAGGAAGATGGAGACTCTGATCACAGAGTGGAACAAGAGCCCAGACATGCTgtttaccatccatccattggaTGGATCTTTCCTGGTTTGGCATGTAAAATACTTGGACGAATTCAACCAGGGCATCTTCAGACAGGTTCAG GTGTCCTTCTCCTCCCGTATTCCGGTGGCGTTTCCCACAGGAGATGCCAACTCACTGAGTAAAAACATCCTCATGTATGCCTGCACTTTGACTGAGGGTGTAAGCGCTGGAGTAGGCAAGCAGGGAAGGATAGTCCAACATGTGTCCCACTCTGCTTCAGCCTCAGCTGGCCTTAGTTCTGCTGCTGTGACCTCCCCTCCCAACCCTCACATTAGTCCAGCTGTCATGATGGTCTCCAAGCATGTTGATGGATCTCTTAACCAG TGGGCTGTGACATTTGCAGAGCGTTCTGACTTCTCCAATGTACTGACAGTATCTCATAAGTTTCGGTACTGCGGCCATCGTTTCCATCTGAATGACCAAGCTTGTCACACagtgctgccgctgctgctgaCCTCCTCTCACCACAATGCCCTGCTCACCCCTCCCTCAGCCCCTGGAAGTTTGGAAGGAGAGCAGCCTCCTACCTTTCCCCTACCAAAGGGTCTTCCCAG GAAGCAGCTTCGTAATGCAGCTACAAGGACCTTCCATGACCCCAACGCCATCTACAGTGAGCTGATTTTGTGGCGAGTGGACCACATTGGACCCCTGTCCTGCACTGGAGGCGTCTCAGAATTGGCCCGTATCAACTCTCTGCACACCTCTGCCTTCAGCAATGTTGCTTGGCTACCCACGCTAGTACCCAGCACTGTACTTG GAACTTACTGTAACAGTGCCAGTGCCTGCTTCGTGGCATCAGATGGTAAAAACCTGCGTCTCTATCAAGCTGTTGTGGATGCCAGGAAACTACTGGATGAGCTGTCAGATCCTGAAACATCT AAACTCGTGGGCGAAGTGTTCAATATCGTCAGCCAGCAGTCCACAGCCAGACCCGGCTGTATCATAGAGTTGGATGCTATTACAAACCAG TGTGGAGCCAGTACACAGCTGCTACATGTCTTCCAAGAGGACTTCATTCTAGGTTACAAGCCCCAGAAAGAACCAGAAGCAAACACACCAGCCTTTCCACCTGGGGGAG ATTACCAACCTCCTCCCTTCTCTGAGAAGTTTTTCCTGGTGGTGATCGAAAAGGATCTCAACAGGAACTCTGTTCTGCAGATGTGGCATCTACATCTTAAGTCTGTGCAGGCCTGTGTGG ATGAGCCAAGCCCAGATTACAGCTTCCAGAGCCAGCTGATGGTTCCCAATCAAGTTGTGAATGCTGACTCATCTCCAGAGACGTCTCCTGTCAGACCCTTGCCACGGTCAACTTCAACAGCTAACTTGCAATCTGCTAGCAAACTGATCCTCAGCTCGAAGCTGGTTTACAGCAAACGCCTTGACCTTCCTCATGGGGTGGAGGTTACTAGGGCGACCCCATCTGCAG GACATCTGAGTTCCTCCTCTATTTACCCCGTGTGCCTGGCTCCATACTTGATTGTTACAACCTGCTCTGATTCCCGAGTGCGGTTCTGGCACTGTGCTGTGGAGGGTGATGATGGGAATGGTATGGATGGCGAGGACAACCGGGTGTACCGCTGGGAGCCCTGGGCTCTGATgaatgaagaggaggacaacaacagtgctgtgtgtgtgtcaggccgGCCTGTAGCTGTGTCGTGTTCTTACATTGGCAGGCTGGCTGTGGCTTTCAAACAGCCACGACAAGGACAG AGTCTAAGTTCCATAGAAGACTTCTCTATGCATGTGTCCATCTACGAGTGTGAGTCTACTGGTGGCTCAGAGTGGGTTTTAGAGCAAACTGTCCACCTGGATGATTTCGCCAGACCCTCTTCCACCCTGGATCCAAGAGTCAGTGTGGACTCAAATCTCTTTGTCTACAGCAG GTCTGACTTGTACATGAGCAGAGACCATAGCTCACCCAACATTAAGCACTACGTGCACTTGGACTGGCTGTCAAAGGAGGATGGATCGCACATCCTCACTGTGGGAGTGGGCTCCAACATTCTTATGTATGGCCGTATCTCTGGTGTGGTCAATGAGCAGACGAGCAGCAAGGAGGGTGTGGCTGTTATCACCCTTCCTCTAGGGGGCAGTATCAAACAGGGGATCCGCTCACGCTGGATTTTGCTTCGGACCATTGACCTCCTGTCATCTGTGGATGGCACCCCATCGCTGCCGGTCTCCCTTTCCTGGGTAAGGGATGGCATCCTAGTGGTGGGCATGGACTGTGAAATGCATGTGTATGCACAGTGGCATCAGGACAAGAAGCCCGGTGAGGGAGAAGAAGGCAACCTTTCATCAGCAGACATAGCCGGAGGTCAAAGCACAGTGTCCTCCTCGATCTTTGAAGGGAGGGCCAGGTCAAAGAGTGTGTTTGAGGGGAGTACTGCAGTAGATGAGGCCCTTCGTGCCCCGGCAGGACTTCAAGAAGGAGGACTCTTTGAAGCAGCTCACTCGCTGTCCCCAACTCTTCCTCAGTACCATCCAACCCAGCTGCTGGAACTCATGGACCTGGGCAGAGTTCGGCGTGCCAAG gccATCCTCGCCCACCTGGTAAAATGTATTGCTGGAGAAGTCGCTGTGGTTAGGGATGTGGAGGCAGGTGAGGGCGGAGCCAGGAGACATCTGTCTCGGACAATCAGCGTTACTGGCAGCACAGCAAAAGACACCATAGTGTCGGGCCGTGACGGAGGCAGGGACTACACAGAGATCAACTCCATCCCTCCCTTGCCTCTGTACTCCCTCATGTTGGCTGATCTAGACACCTCTTATAAAGGACCTGAAGAGAATGCTAAGGGAACTAAAGGGACTGATGGTGAGGCAGCCCAAAAGTCCACAGAGGACCAGTATGCTGACCTCTTCCAG GTGCCAACAGTTACCACGGATGACTTTGTAAACTTTGCCACAGATAAACCAGAGAAAAAATCCCGAGTTATTAACCTCTCTCAATATGGGCCTACCTATTTTGGACCAGAACATGCtcag GTGCTGTCCAGTCACCTCATGCACTCCAGCCTTCCAGGCCTGACCCGCCTAGAGCAGATGTTCTTGGTGGCCTTGGCTGATACTGTTGCAACCACAAGTGCTGAGGTCGCAAGCTCCACTGATCAACAGTACACAG GTGGCGAGGCTCTTGATGAGTGTGGACTAAGGTACCTGCTCGCCATGCGTCTTCATACCTGCCTGCTCACCTCTCTGCCCCCACTCTACCGCATGCAGCTGCTCCACCAAG GCCTCTCAACGTGTCACTTTGCATGGGCGTTCCACTCAGAGGCAGAGGAAGAGATGCTGAACATGATCCCAGCAATGCAGAGAGGCGACCCACAGTGGTCTGAGCTCCGGGCCGTGGGTGTGGGTTGGTGGATAAGAAACATCAACACTCTGAGGAAAATGGTGGAGAAG TTGGGAAAAGCTGCATTCCAGAGGCAAAATGACCCTTTAGATGCTGCCCTGTTCTACTTGGCCATGAAGAAGAAAGCTGTCCTGTGGGGACTCTTCAG GTCTCAGCATGACGAGAAGATGACTCAGTTCTTCAAAAACAACTTCAGTGAAGACCGCTGGCGAAAGGCAGCTCTCAAAAATGCTTTCTCCCTACTGGGAAAGCAGCGCTTTGAACAGTCGGCTGCCTTCTTCCTGTTGGCTGGTTCCCTCAAAGATGCCATAGAG gTATTGCTGGAGAAGATGGAGGATCTCCAGTTAGCCATGATAGTAGCAAGGCTGTATGAGGCTGATTTTGAGAATTCATCCACCTGCCAAGGCCTCCTTTATGAGAAGGTCTTGGGCTGCAATAGGGACGGGAGTGGTTACCACTGTTCCAGGTTGCACCCCGATCCGTTCCTCCGCAGCATAGCCTACTGGATCATGAAAGACTACACGCGAGCCTTGGACACATTATTGGAGCGAATCCCAAAAGAGGACGATGAGAACCCTG ATGTGATGGTTAAGGCTTGCAACCCTGTGGTGTTTAGCTTCTATAACTACTTAAGGACACACCCTTTGATCATTCGCCGCCACTTTGCAAATCCAGCGGGCACAGCAACAACAGTAGGCCTCACTGCTGAAAAGAGCAGCGCAGATGAGATCAACCTCATAGAGCGCAAACTGTTCTTCACTACGGCCAATGCACACTTCAAG GTGGGCTGCCCAGTTTTAGCTCTGGAAGTACTTTCCAAGATCCCCAAGGTTTGCAAGAAGTCTGGCTCATCGCCTCTCAGCAAGGCTTCATCCAAGGCCAATTTAAACACAAGCCAACCCTTGGAAAATGGCACTCAGGGAGGTTTGGACTGGGGCTCTCCAGCAGCACCGACACAGGCCTGGGGAGGAAATGATGGCACTGGTGGGTTGGACTGGAGCCAGCCTATGGTGAAGGTAGAGGAAGATGAGCTGAAGCTGGACTGGGGAGATGTCAAggaagatgatgaggatgaggacGATGGTGGTCTGACCATGAAGAAACCAGAGCTGGAAACCGAAGGAGAGGAAGGTTCAGGAAAAGGCAGCCAGAAACTGCAAAGAGAGGACTCACAG GGCGAGTCGGAGGTCGACGTgatagcagagcagctgaagttCCGTGCCTGTCTGAAGATCCTCATGACAGAGCTGCGTACATTGGCTACAGGCTTTGAGGTGGACGGAGGGAAGCTCCGCTTTCAGCTCTACAACTGGCTGGAGAAGGAGATAGCAGCCATGCATAAAATCTGCAACTACAAG GTGGAAGGAAAGGAGGAAGAGTCAGAGGTGGAGCGTTGGGGAGAACGCTCAACATCGGTGGACATATCAGATGACGTATTGGAGCGAACAGACGCCGGAGCCTATGAGCGTCATCAGATGGAGCGCCGCCGGCTTCAggccaaacagcagcactctgaGAGGCGCAAGGCATGGCTGAGGAAGAACCAGGCCCTGCTCAGAGTGTTTCTATCCTACTGCAGCCTTCATGGAGCCAAGGGAGGCGGAGTCACCTCTGTTCGCATGGAGCTTCTGTTCCTCCTGCAGGAGAGCCAGCAG GAGACCACAGTGAAGCAGCTGCAGTCCCCTTTGCCTCTGCCTACTACACTGCCCCTGTTATCTGCTTACATTGCCCCCACCAAGACAGTCATAGCCAACCCTGTTCTCCACCTCAGCAATCACATACACGACATCCTCTACACCATCACACTCATGGAGACCCCACCACATCCGGACATCATGGACGATCGG GTGAACGCTCTGCACACGCTAGCAGCATCTCTGTCTGCTTGCATCTATCAAGCACTCTGTGACAGTCACAGCTACAG CAGTCAAACAGAGGCCAACCAGTTTACAGGGATGGTTTACCAGGGCCTTTTGCTCAGTGAGAGGAAACGACTCCGCACAGAAAGCATTGAAGAGCATATTACTCCCACCTCTGCACCTGCACAGTGGCCAG GTGTGTCGTCCCTGATTTCATTGTTGACATCTGCGAGGGACGAGGACCAGCCAAAGCTCAGTGTGCTCCTGTGTGAAGCTGTTGTGGCAGTTTATCTTTCCCTGCTAATCCATGGCCTGGGCACTCACAGCAGCAATGAACTCTTCCGCCTGGCAGCACATCCCCTCAATAACCGGGTGTGGGCCGCAGTCTTCGGAGGAGGGGCCAAAGTCGTCATTAAGCCAAAGAGGCCTGAGGCTCCACCAG CACCAGCTGGGCCTAGCAACGAGTATTCAGAGGCCAATGCTGAGCAGCCCACTATATGTGAATCTGAGACTAAACCAG TGGCTCCCCCTCAGCCCCCAGCAGAGGATGTGGACCGATACAGACGCAGATTCAACATGAGGATGCTGGTTCCTGGACGCCCTGTAAAGGAGACACCTGCCACGCCACCTCCTGTTCCCGTTGAAAGACCCACCTACAGGGAGAAGTTCATTCCCCCAGAGCTGAGCATGTGGGACTATTTTGTGGCCAAA CCTTTCCTGCCGCTGTCAGACAGCAACGCCCTGTATGACTCAGACGAAAGCGGTGCCGAGGATGACGAAGATGATGATGACGCCTTCCTATCTGACACACAGATGACTGAGCACTCTGACCCCAACTCTTACAG CTGGTTTCTGATCCGCCTGGTCATGGTGAAACTGGCTTATCACAATGTCAAGAACTTCATTCCTCTCACTGGCCTGGACTTTACAG AGCTGCCAGTCACGTCCCCTCTGAGCAATGCTGCCTTGAAGACTTTGGAGACCTGGGAGCAGCTTCTGTTGGAGCGAATGAATACGTTTGATGGCCCACCTCCCAACTACATCAACACTTACCCTACTGACCTCAGCACAGGAGGTGGCCCTGCAATACTGCGACATAAGGCCATGCTGGAGCCTGACAACACACCCTTCAA gacaAGGAACCACCAGTCCTTTCCAGCCCGACGTCTGTGGCATTTCCTGGTCAAACAGGAAGTTCTTCAGGAGACATTAATCCGTTACATCttcacaaagaaaaggaagcagagcgag GTGGAGGCTGATTTGGGCTACCCTGGAGGAAAAGCTAAAATCATCCACAAGGAGTCTGATATAATCATGGCATTTGCCATAAATAAG GCTAACTCTAATGAAATAGTGTTGGCTTCCACCCATGATGTCCAAGAGGTTGATGTGTCCAGTCTAGTAGCTGTCCAGCCCTACACGTGGATTGGGGAGGACTTTGATAAGGAGTCTCGCAG ctcTGATGATGTAGATCATCGTTCTTCGCACACCAATATTGCCCAGGCTAGCTCCGTCCCCTTTGCACCACCGCAGATGCCAGTCTCTGCATCCATGCCGTGGCTCGGTAGTGGTCAGACCAGTATGGGAGCCAGTGTG ATTATGAAGAGGAATCTAAACAATGTGAAGAGAATGACATCCCATCCCATATATCAGTACT ACATGACTGGGGCTCAGGATGGTAGCGTGAGGATGTTTGAATGGAACAGACCTCAGCAACTCATTTGCTTCAGACAAGCAGGCAACGCTCGAGTCACCCGTCTCTATTTCAACTCCCAGGGCAACAAG TGTGGAGTCGCTGATGGAGAGGGCTTCCTCAGTCTCTGGCAGGTTAACCAGACATCGTCCAACCCTAAACCGTACCTG AGTTGGCAATGCCACACTAAGACCTGCGGGGATTTTGCTTTCATCACATCCTCCAGTCTCATCGCCACGGCCGGACAGTCCAATGATAACAG AAATGTTTGCCTGTGGGACACTCTGATTTCACCTAACAATACTATGGTGCATG CTTTTCCCTGCCATGAGAACGGGGCCACTGTGCTTCAGTATGCTCCtaaacagcagctgctgattACTGGAGGCAGAAAAGgctttgtgtgcgtgtttgaCATCCGACAGCGGCAGCTGCTCCACACTTTCCAGGCCCATGATTCAGCCATCAAGGCCCTCGCATTGGATGCCTTTGAGGACTTCTTCGTCACTGGCTCTGCAGAGGGCAACATGAAG GTGTGGAAGCTAGCCGGCCACGGGCTCATGCACTCTTTTAGCATAGAGCACGCCAAGCAGTCCATCTTCCGGAACATCGGCGCAGGTGTCATGCAGGTGGAGACGCGACCCGGAAACCGAATCTTCACCTGCGGAGCAGACGGCACCCTAAAGATGAGGGTCCTCCCAGACCGCTACAATATCCCCAGCAGCTTGGTTGACGCCCTGTAA